The following proteins come from a genomic window of Falco rusticolus isolate bFalRus1 chromosome 9, bFalRus1.pri, whole genome shotgun sequence:
- the GFI1B gene encoding zinc finger protein Gfi-1b isoform X2: protein MVPKQEKDSSELKEESVPVQYLSRMLPGPSAQEMAIPGLQIKDCTNTTSTPTFYKTGFSWDAFHLPYSYQQMSSTMQSALLEHPVSLYRSHLLPSTEPPLDYSIHYSSDMETYHCMKCNKVFSTPHGLEVHVRRSHSGTRPFACEVCGKTFGHAVSLEQHTNIHSQERSFECKMCGKTFKRSSTLSTHLLIHSDTRPYPCQYCGKRFHQKSDMKKHTYIHTGEKPHKCQVCGKAFSQSSNLITHSRKHTGFKPFSCELCAKGFQRKVDLRRHRETQHSLK, encoded by the exons ATGGttccaaaacaagaaaaggacTCATCTGAACTGAAGGAAGAAAGTGTCCCTGTCCAGTACCTGAGCAGGATGCTGCCAGGCCCTTCAGCTCAAG AGATGGCCATCCCAGGTCTGCAGATCAAAGACTGCACTAACACGACAAGCACCCCTACCTTCTACAAAACCGGCTTTTCTTGGGATGCTTTCCATTTGCCATACAGCTACCAACAGATGTCTTCCACCATGCAGTCAGCCCTCTTGGAGCACCCAGTTAGCCTATACAGAAGCCACCTCCTGCCAAGCACCGAGCCCCCTCTGGATTACAGCATCCATTACTCCTCAGACATGGAGACCTACCACTGCATGAAGTGCAACAAG GTATTCTCCACTCCCCACGGACTGGAGGTCCATGTCCGAAGGTCCCACAGTGGGACCCGTCCCTTTGCTTGTGAAGTATGTGGCAAAACCTTTGGACACGCTGTAAGCCTGGAGCAGCACACCAACATTCACTCCCAG GAAAGAAGTTTTGAGTGCAAGATGTGTGGGAAGACATTCAAACGTTCCTCCACCCTCTCCACTCATCTCCTGATCCATTCAGACACACGGCCCTATCCCTGCCAGTACTGCGGCAAGCGCTTCCACCAGAAGTCAGATATGAAGAAACACACTTACATCCACACTG GGGAGAAGCCCCACAAATGCCAGGTCTGCGGCAAAGCCTTCAGCCAGAGCTCTAACCTCATCACTCACAGCCGCAAGCACACCGGCTTCAAGCCCTTCAGCTGTGAGCTCTGTGCCAAGGGCTTCCAGCGCAAGGTGGACCTACGGAGGCACCGAGAGACCCAGCACAGTCTCAAGTGA
- the GFI1B gene encoding zinc finger protein Gfi-1b isoform X1, translated as MPRSFLVKSKKAHTYHQHRFVEDDLPILTWDPITSPFTAIGDKTPEDIKKQDLECMVPKQEKDSSELKEESVPVQYLSRMLPGPSAQEMAIPGLQIKDCTNTTSTPTFYKTGFSWDAFHLPYSYQQMSSTMQSALLEHPVSLYRSHLLPSTEPPLDYSIHYSSDMETYHCMKCNKVFSTPHGLEVHVRRSHSGTRPFACEVCGKTFGHAVSLEQHTNIHSQERSFECKMCGKTFKRSSTLSTHLLIHSDTRPYPCQYCGKRFHQKSDMKKHTYIHTGEKPHKCQVCGKAFSQSSNLITHSRKHTGFKPFSCELCAKGFQRKVDLRRHRETQHSLK; from the exons ATGCCACGTTCCTTTTTGGTGAAGAGCAAAAAGGCTCATACCTATCACCAACACCGCTTTGTGGAAGATGACCTGCCTATACTCACGTGGGATCCAATAACCTCTCCCTTCACTG CCATAGGAGACAAGACACCAGAGGACATCAAGAAACAGGACCTAGAATGCATGGttccaaaacaagaaaaggacTCATCTGAACTGAAGGAAGAAAGTGTCCCTGTCCAGTACCTGAGCAGGATGCTGCCAGGCCCTTCAGCTCAAG AGATGGCCATCCCAGGTCTGCAGATCAAAGACTGCACTAACACGACAAGCACCCCTACCTTCTACAAAACCGGCTTTTCTTGGGATGCTTTCCATTTGCCATACAGCTACCAACAGATGTCTTCCACCATGCAGTCAGCCCTCTTGGAGCACCCAGTTAGCCTATACAGAAGCCACCTCCTGCCAAGCACCGAGCCCCCTCTGGATTACAGCATCCATTACTCCTCAGACATGGAGACCTACCACTGCATGAAGTGCAACAAG GTATTCTCCACTCCCCACGGACTGGAGGTCCATGTCCGAAGGTCCCACAGTGGGACCCGTCCCTTTGCTTGTGAAGTATGTGGCAAAACCTTTGGACACGCTGTAAGCCTGGAGCAGCACACCAACATTCACTCCCAG GAAAGAAGTTTTGAGTGCAAGATGTGTGGGAAGACATTCAAACGTTCCTCCACCCTCTCCACTCATCTCCTGATCCATTCAGACACACGGCCCTATCCCTGCCAGTACTGCGGCAAGCGCTTCCACCAGAAGTCAGATATGAAGAAACACACTTACATCCACACTG GGGAGAAGCCCCACAAATGCCAGGTCTGCGGCAAAGCCTTCAGCCAGAGCTCTAACCTCATCACTCACAGCCGCAAGCACACCGGCTTCAAGCCCTTCAGCTGTGAGCTCTGTGCCAAGGGCTTCCAGCGCAAGGTGGACCTACGGAGGCACCGAGAGACCCAGCACAGTCTCAAGTGA